A single genomic interval of Musa acuminata AAA Group cultivar baxijiao chromosome BXJ3-4, Cavendish_Baxijiao_AAA, whole genome shotgun sequence harbors:
- the LOC135637237 gene encoding homeobox-leucine zipper protein HAT4-like — translation MMMMGKDDLGLSLSLTSSNLNLQLNLMPPSSSPASGPSTSPSFYCHQKGRWSDLVVHSAENGPVLDVGGAAAESRPGPLLRGVDVNWTPPGGEERNSGEDAGASSPNSTLSSVSGKRAEQDLQGPASSRGVSDEEDAEGSRKKLRLSKDQSAILEESFKAHNTLNPKQKLALAKQLNLRPRQVEVWFQNRRARTKLKQTETDRELLKRCCDTLTEENRRLQKEVQELRDLKLSGPQCYMHTTPPTTLSLCPSCERISNSATTTAVFHRSRPFSMPIRRVLSSAHANRSSS, via the exons atgatgatgatgggaaAGGATGATTTAGGGCTGAGCCTCAGCTTGACCTCCTCCAACCTGAATCTTCAGCTCAACCTTATGCCTCCTTCGTCGTCTCCTGCTTCCGGTCCCAGCACATCACCGTCTTTTTATTGCCATCAGAAGGGCCGATGGAGTGATCTCGTTGTCCACTCAG CAGAGAACGGACCAGTCTTGGACGTGGGCGGGGCAGCAGCGGAGTCACGACCGGGGCCCCTGCTCCGAGGAGTCGACGTGAATTGGACGCCGCCGGGCGGCGAGGAGAGGAACAGTGGGGAGGACGCGGGGGCGTCGTCCCCTAACAGCACGCTCTCCAGCGTGAGCGGCAAGCGGGCGGAGCAGGACCTTCAAGGACCAGCAAGCTCGCGCGGGGTCAGCGACGAGGAAGACGCCGAGGGCTCCCGCAAGAAGCTCCGCCTCTCCAAGGACCAGTCCGCCATTCTCGAAGAGAGCTTCAAAGCACACAACACCCTCAACCCC AAGCAAAAGCTGGCGTTGGCCAAGCAGCTAAACCTGAGGCCGAGACAAGTGGAGGTGTGGTTCCAAAACCGAAGAGCAAG AACAAAGCTGAAGCAAACAGAAACGGACCGCGAGCTCCTCAAAAGGTGCTGCGACACCCTCACAGAAGAGAACAGAAGGCTGCAGAAGGAGGTGCAAGAGCTGAGAGATCTGAAGCTCTCAGGACCTCAGTGCTACATGCACACGACTCCCCCCACCACCCTCAGCTTGTGCCCTTCCTGCGAGCGCATTTCCAACTCCGCCACCACCACCGCAGTCTTCCACCGCTCCCGCCCTTTCTCGATGCCCATCCGCCGCGTTCTTAGCTCAGCCCACGCCAACCGGAGCTCAAGTTAA
- the LOC135634713 gene encoding nudix hydrolase 8-like produces MDKVLMDLRPEVVVFLGRAYTKPVMNRICGLRFPRQSCSHGERGFLEVKSSNSIATTSSEGIDSVAPRMLLGNASSNTNGSSSTARFWTSPEEHCVLESCEDEYGGIIVIPEKLPWNTNAFAYVLQESLSSWKMKGKKGIWLKVPLGRSELVPIAVKAGFKYHHAEQAYVMLTYWIPEGPCLLPANASHQVGVGGFVINENNEVLVVQEKYCSSTSVGAWKLPTGFIHESEEIFSGAVREVKEETGIDTEFVEVISFRHAHHLAFGKSDLFFICMLRPLSNEIKIDEQEIEAAKWMPLNEFMEQPLIQDDNMFRKIIDICIARLGKRYCGLAAHQVISKFDGRSSSLYYNVVEPQDFNCQGV; encoded by the exons ATGGACAAGGTATTGATGGATTTGAGGCCGGAGGTGGTGGTGTTCTTGGGAAGGGCGTACACCAAACCGGTTATGAATCGCATCTGTGGCTTAAGGTTCCCGCGGCAGTCGTGCAGCCATGGAGAGAGAG GATTTCTGGAGGTGAAGAGCTCCAACTCTATCGCGACGACATCAAGCGAAGGCATAGATTCAGTGGCCCCCAGAATGTTGTTGGGAAATGCCTCTTCTAATACAAATGGATCGAGTAGTACGGCCCGTTTCTGGACATCTCCCGAAGAGCACTGCGTGCTCGAGTCTTGTGAAGATGAGTATGGGGGAATCATTGTTATCCCAGAAAAATTACCTTGGAACACGAATGCATTTGCTTATGTTCTCCAAGAATCTCTTTCTAGCTGGAAGATGAAG GGAAAGAAAGGGATCTGGCTTAAGGTACCTCTGGGTCGCTCTGAGCTTGTTCCTATTGCTGTTAAG GCAGGCTTCAAGTATCATCATGCAGAACAAGCATATGTGATGCTAACTTACTGGATTCCCGAAGGGCCTTGTCTGCTTCCTGCCAATGCATCACACCAAGTTGGTGTGGGGGGTTTTGTGATAAATGAAAACAATGAG GTGCTTGTGGTGCAAGAGAAGTATTGTTCTTCAACATCTGTGGGTGCCTGGAAATTACCTACAGGGTTCATTCATGAG TCTGAGGAGATCTTTTCTGGAGCTGTGAGAGAAGTCAAGGAGGAAACTGGT ATTGATACAGAGTtcgtggaagtcatatcttttag GCATGCACATCACTTGGCATTTGGAAAATCCGACTTGTTCTTCATCTGCATGCTGAGACCATTATCAAATGAGATAAAGATAGATGAGCAGGAAATAGAGGCAGCCAAG TGGATGCCTCTGAACGAGTTCATGGAGCAACCCTTGATTCAGGACGACAACATGTTCCGAAAGATCATCGACATCTGCATCGCCCGGCTCGGGAAACGCTACTGTGGGCTGGCAGCTCACCAGGTGATCTCCAAGTTTGATGGGAGGTCGTCTTCCTTGTACTACAATGTGGTGGAGCCTCAGGACTTCAACTGCCAAGGAGTCTGA
- the LOC135635987 gene encoding uncharacterized protein LOC135635987, with protein sequence MFSKLFRVCRDDSHSSSSEKLKQPSHLSAWLPYLLGLCRPCEYGGFLLMSSSYVKLRLRKLFWFIHSTLHGCLREMFYDRKSALVEMQQEGTCWNLFEALLLVSATDIIIKTLKILEEKEVVLQKKISQEVDRAKGFTRANNKQAAIECLKRKKYYEGKMDQLGTFQLHIRNQEKKLQQDCHPT encoded by the exons ATGTTCTCCAAGCTCTTCCGCGTGTGCAGGGACGACTCCCACAGTTCTTCCTCCGAGAAGCTGAAGCAG CCTTCACACTTGTCTGCTTGGCTTCCATATTTGCTCGGCCTTTGCCGCCCATGTGAATACGGTGGATTTTTGCTTATGAGCTCTTCTTATGTGAAACTACG GTTGAGGAAGCTGTTTTGGTTCATCCATTCTACCCTGCATGGTTGTCTTCGAGAGATGTTCTATGACAGGAAGTCTGCTTTAGTAGAGATGCAACAGGAAGGCACATGCTGGAACCTGTTTGAAGCTCTTTTGTTGGTATCAGCTACAGATATTATCATCAAA ACTCTAAAAATACTTGAGGAGAAGGAAGTTGTCTTGCAAAAGAAGATTTCTCAAGAGGTTGACAGAGCAAAGGGATTCACAAGGGCAAATAATAAACAAG CGGCAATAGAGTGCctgaagaggaagaagtattATGAAGGTAAAATGGATCAGCTTGGAACTTTCCAATTGCACATACGCAATCAG GAGAAAAAGCTACAACAAGACTGTCATCCAACATAA